A part of Gossypium hirsutum isolate 1008001.06 chromosome A07, Gossypium_hirsutum_v2.1, whole genome shotgun sequence genomic DNA contains:
- the LOC107946378 gene encoding NADH dehydrogenase [ubiquinone] iron-sulfur protein 1, mitochondrial — translation GYLRAARKLGLGLLASRTLKSSRILHSQYSRFRPIVAKSELQSPDASSAAAAAPQPETTPSPPKKPVGGARIHVTNPDDAIEVSVDGFPVKIPKGMTVLQACEIAGVDIPRFCYHSRLSIAGNCRMCLVEVEKSPKPVASCAMPALPGMKIKTDTPLAKKAREGVMEFLLMNHPLDCPICDQGGECDLQDQSMAFGSDRGRFTEMKRSVVDKNLGPLVKTVMTRCIQCTRCVRFATEVAGVQDLGMLGRGSGEEIGTYVEKLMTSELSGNVIDICPVGALTSKPFAFKARNWELKGTETIDVTDAVGSNIRIDSRGPEVMRILPRLNEDINEEWVSDKTRFCYDGLKRQRLNDPMIRGAHGRFKAVSWRDALAVVAEVALHVKPEEIVGITGQLSDAESMMALKDLLNRMGSNNVWCEGTGTNPSADLRYRYLMNSSIAGLEKADVFLLVGTQPRYEAAMINARIRKTVRASNAKVGYIGPPADFNYDYQHLGVGPKTLIEIAEGRHSFCSAILNAKNPAIIVGSGLFEREDKDAIFYAAETIAKNGNVIRPDWNGFNVLLLSAAQAAALDLGLVPESSNSIESAKFLYLMGADDVNLDKVPADAFVVYQGHHGDRSVYRANVILPSAAYSEKEGTYENTEGRTLQTLPAVPTVGDARDDWKIIRALSEVSRICLPYDTLGSLRSRMRTVAPNLLHLDEIEPATFGPSMSIDCTQEINLTPFKAAVENFYMTNSVTRASKIMAQCSAMLLKE, via the exons GGCTATCTTCGGGCTGCCAGAAAACTGGGTTTAGGCTTATTAGCTTCAAGAACCCTAAAATCGTCAAGAATCCTCCATTCCCAATACTCTAGATTCCGACCCATCGTCGCCAAATCCGAGCTCCAATCCCCCGACGCCTCATCGGCAGCAGCAGCAGCACCGCAGCCAGAAACCACTCCTTCTCCACCCAAGAAACCCGTTGGCGGTGCACGGATCCACGTCACGAACCCGGATGATGCCATCGAGGTGTCCGTCGATGGCTTCCCGGTGAAAATCCCCAAGGGCATGACCGTTCTTCAGGCCTGCGAAATTGCTGGTGTTGACATTCCGAGGTTTTGTTATCATAGTCGACTTTCAATCGCTGGGAACTGCCGTATGTGCCTCGTCGAGGTTGAAAAATCCCCCAAGCCCGTCGCCTCTTGTGCCATGCCTGCTCTCCCTG GAATGAAGATTAAGACGGATACACCTTTGGCAAAGAAGGCACGTGAAGGAGTAATGGAATTTCTGCTGATGAACCATCCACTTGATTGTCCAATCTGTGATCAGGGTGGAGAATGTGATCTCCAGGATCAGTCTATGGCATTTGGATCTGATCGAGGTCGTTTTACTGAAATGAAGAGATCTGTTGTTGACAAAAATCTTGGTCCTTTAGTAAAGACTGTCATGACTCGGTGCATTCAGTGTACAAG GTGTGTCAGATTTGCAACAGAAGTTGCTGGTGTTCAGGATCTCGGCATGTTAGGTCGTGGTAGTGGAGAAGAAATCGGTACTTATGTTGAAAAGCTTATGACAAGTGAACTTTCTGGAAATGTTATTGATATTTGCCCTGTTGGAGCACTTACCTCTAAACCCTTTGCCTTCAAGGCCCGAAACTGGGAGTTGAAAGGAACCGAGACCATTGATGTAACTGATGCGGTTGGATCCAATATTCGGATTGACAGCAGAGGTCCGGAGGTTATGCGTATCCTTCCACGTTTAAATGAG GATATAAATGAAGAATGGGTATCAGATAAGACTCGTTTCTGTTATGATGGTTTGAAGAGGCAAAGGCTAAATGACCCTATGATTCGTGGTGCTCATGGGCGCTTTAAGGCTGTGAGCTGGCGCGATGCTTTGGCTGTTGTTGCCGAGGTTGCCCTTCACGTTAAACCCGAGGAAATTGTTGGGATCACTGGTCAACTTTCTGATGCTGAATCCATGATGGCACTAAAAGATTTGTTAAATCGCATGGGATCAAACAATGTGTGGTGTGAAGGAACTGGCACAAACCCTAGTGCTGATCTAAGATACAGATATCTTATGAACAGCAGTATTGCTGGTCTTGAGAAGGCAGATGTGTTCCTTCTGGTCGGAACCCAG CCAAGGTATGAAGCTGCTATGATAAATGCCAGAATCCGTAAGACTGTTAGGGCATCAAATGCTAAGGTAGGCTACATTGGTCCTCCTGCAGACTTCAACTATGACTACCAGCATCTTGGCGTTGGGCCAAAAACACTTATTGAGATTGCTGAAGGACGCCATTCTTTCTGCTCAGCCATCTTAAATGCCAAAAACCCAGCCATCATTGTTGGCTCTGGACTGTTCGAGAGGGAGGACAAAGATGCAATATTTTATGCTGCTGAAACCATTGCAAAGAATGGGAATGTCATTAGACCTGACTGGAATGGATTCAATGTTTTACTTCTCAGTGCTGCCCAGGCTGCAGCCCTTGACCTTGGCCTTGTGCCAGAATCTAGCAACAGCATTGAGTCAGCGAAGTTCTTGTATCTAATGGGTGCTGATGATGTGAATTTGGACAAAGTTCCAGCAGATGCTTTTGTGGTGTATCAGGGGCACCATGGGGACCGAAGCGTCTATCGTGCCAATGTAATTCTACCTTCAGCAGCATACAGCGAGAAGGAGGGTACATATGAAAATACAGAAGGCCGCACTCTACAAACATTGCCCGCCGTACCTACAGTTGGTGATGCTAGGGATGATTGGAAGATCATTCGAGCACTCTCCGAGGTTTCTAGAATTTGTTTACCTTATGATACACTAGGATCCTTACGTTCTAGGATGAGGACCGTAGCACCAAACCTACTGCACTTGGATGAGATAGAGCCAGCTACATTTGGACCTTCGATGAGTATAGACTGTACCCAAGAGATAAACTTGACACCATTCAAAGCAGCTGTCGAGAATTTTTACATGACTAATTCTGTTACCAGGGCATCAAAAATAATGGCACAATGCAGCGCAATGCTATTAAAGGAGTGA